In a genomic window of Streptomyces koelreuteriae:
- a CDS encoding ABC transporter substrate-binding protein yields the protein MNRNSRGTVTCGLVVTGLLTAVGCSGADTATTGGSPVDAARLKLTPTTPAAQGPVAKVNWLLEDEPDSLDLDSQGSSAGRVVLTNVCERLYQLQPDMTVKPFLAEKATTPDGKTLVLKIRSGVTFHDGSKLTADDVLWSLKRHADPDMEQSDEFTNVSTMTKTGADEITVRFKQPDALFTKALAGDAGIVWNKEQVEKAGKEFGTPGQGDACSGPYELTGWKSGDSITIRAYDGYWGERPLTKEVVFRWASDSALVNALKTGAADGTFAESPNTASALRDAKGLSQYYGPSTATLDLIPTERGGLKDPRVRRAVSLTLDRAGIAKSGYGGLVQPWASPVGSGAWGYAKPEFAAAQKQLAAGAPASPDADDIAEAKKLVKEAGAPSAPIVIGTDASQGRTVVANALRAALQRIGLKGEIKTVPTTQFEEFYSDPQARTGIDVLVGDWYISKSDPMGFYDNGLSDSSNNWIGFKDAAYDKKVHQALSTLDDAQRAALAIDVQKRFTDAAVWIPVAQVPSVLVLNSRLTGAPASQAYLYYPWAAGLGARKG from the coding sequence ATGAACAGAAACTCACGCGGGACCGTGACCTGCGGCCTGGTCGTCACCGGTCTCCTCACCGCCGTCGGATGCAGCGGAGCCGACACCGCCACGACCGGCGGCAGCCCGGTCGACGCCGCGCGGCTGAAGCTCACCCCGACCACGCCCGCCGCCCAGGGCCCGGTCGCGAAGGTGAACTGGCTGCTGGAGGACGAGCCCGACTCCCTCGACCTCGACAGCCAGGGCTCCAGCGCCGGCCGAGTCGTCCTCACCAACGTCTGTGAGCGGCTCTACCAGCTCCAGCCCGACATGACTGTGAAGCCGTTCCTCGCCGAGAAGGCGACGACGCCCGACGGCAAGACCCTCGTGCTGAAGATCCGCTCCGGTGTCACCTTCCACGACGGCTCGAAGCTCACCGCCGACGACGTCCTGTGGAGCCTGAAGCGGCACGCCGACCCGGACATGGAGCAGAGCGACGAGTTCACCAACGTCTCCACCATGACGAAGACGGGCGCCGACGAGATCACCGTCCGCTTCAAGCAGCCCGACGCACTGTTCACCAAGGCCCTCGCGGGCGACGCCGGCATCGTCTGGAACAAGGAGCAGGTGGAGAAGGCGGGCAAGGAGTTCGGCACCCCGGGCCAGGGCGACGCCTGCTCGGGCCCGTACGAGCTGACGGGCTGGAAGTCCGGTGACTCGATCACCATCCGCGCCTACGACGGCTACTGGGGCGAGCGGCCGCTGACCAAGGAGGTCGTCTTCCGCTGGGCCTCCGACAGCGCCCTGGTCAACGCCCTGAAGACCGGAGCCGCCGACGGCACCTTCGCCGAGTCGCCCAACACCGCCTCCGCGCTGCGCGACGCCAAGGGACTCAGCCAGTACTACGGCCCCTCCACCGCCACCCTCGACCTCATCCCCACCGAACGCGGCGGTCTGAAGGACCCGCGCGTCCGACGCGCCGTCTCCCTCACCCTGGACCGCGCGGGCATCGCCAAGTCCGGCTACGGCGGTCTGGTGCAGCCGTGGGCGAGCCCGGTCGGTTCCGGCGCCTGGGGCTACGCGAAGCCGGAGTTCGCCGCCGCGCAGAAGCAGTTGGCGGCGGGCGCGCCCGCATCGCCCGACGCGGACGACATCGCCGAGGCCAAGAAGCTCGTGAAGGAGGCCGGCGCGCCGTCGGCCCCGATCGTCATCGGCACCGACGCCAGCCAGGGCCGCACCGTCGTCGCCAACGCCCTGCGCGCCGCCCTCCAGCGCATCGGGCTCAAGGGCGAGATCAAGACGGTGCCGACGACCCAGTTCGAGGAGTTCTACAGCGACCCGCAGGCCCGCACCGGCATCGACGTCCTGGTGGGCGACTGGTACATCTCCAAGTCCGACCCGATGGGCTTCTACGACAACGGTCTGTCCGACTCCTCCAACAACTGGATCGGCTTCAAGGACGCCGCCTACGACAAGAAGGTGCACCAGGCGCTGTCCACGCTGGACGACGCGCAGCGTGCCGCCCTCGCGATCGACGTGCAGAAGCGGTTCACGGACGCGGCGGTCTGGATCCCCGTCGCCCAGGTGCCCTCGGTGCTGGTGCTGAACAGCCGGCTCACCGGGGCGCCCGCCTCCCAGGCCTATCTGTACTACCCGTGGGCGGCCGGTCTCGGCGCGAGGAAGGGCTGA
- a CDS encoding C45 family autoproteolytic acyltransferase/hydolase, with protein sequence MAPPASPSLPLVEISGTPLERGRQYGEAVRDRLHTALAYYEEAFGHSAGLTWEQVTARAARWQEPVASYAPHLLEEMRGTAEGAGVSLLDVLALNARGEVLYDRSFAAMETDSGTDAAVVEEEPAEGCTSFAAYGPASGDGHVWAGQNWDWRAAAAGTVVMLRIVQPPAPTLIMQVEAGQIGRQGANSAGIALNANGLGGRFDDAVGLPQTVVRRSVLDQHAITDALDVLCRTRAHIASNALLTCREGFAVDLETTPAGYGWMYPTDGLLVHGNHYQAGVPAAIAADYRPLSPDSLVRVPRAEEGLRALRGSTGPDESRKLIKQALSDHLGLPESLCTHPDTRRPAVEHWATLVSSCVDLTTGDYHVTAGTPCDRDYQHLPWNLYDGPDGSPVRRTS encoded by the coding sequence ATGGCACCCCCTGCATCCCCGTCCCTCCCTCTCGTCGAGATCTCCGGCACTCCTCTCGAGCGCGGACGCCAGTACGGCGAGGCCGTCCGCGACCGGCTGCACACCGCGCTCGCCTACTACGAGGAGGCCTTCGGCCACTCCGCCGGACTGACCTGGGAGCAGGTCACCGCCCGCGCCGCCCGCTGGCAGGAGCCGGTCGCCTCCTACGCCCCGCACCTGCTGGAGGAGATGCGCGGCACCGCCGAGGGCGCCGGGGTCTCACTGCTGGACGTGCTCGCCCTCAACGCACGCGGCGAGGTGCTCTACGACCGGTCGTTCGCGGCCATGGAGACGGACTCGGGCACGGACGCAGCCGTCGTCGAGGAGGAGCCCGCCGAGGGCTGCACCTCCTTCGCCGCCTACGGACCCGCCAGCGGCGACGGGCACGTCTGGGCGGGCCAGAACTGGGACTGGCGGGCCGCGGCCGCCGGCACGGTCGTCATGCTGCGGATCGTGCAGCCGCCCGCGCCGACCCTGATCATGCAGGTCGAGGCGGGACAGATCGGCCGCCAGGGCGCGAACTCCGCCGGGATCGCCCTCAACGCCAACGGGCTCGGCGGACGCTTCGACGACGCGGTCGGCCTGCCGCAGACCGTCGTCCGCCGCAGCGTCCTCGACCAGCACGCGATCACCGACGCCCTCGACGTGCTGTGCCGCACCCGGGCCCATATCGCCTCCAACGCACTGCTGACCTGCCGCGAGGGCTTCGCCGTCGACCTGGAGACGACGCCCGCGGGCTACGGCTGGATGTATCCGACCGACGGCCTGCTGGTGCACGGCAACCACTACCAGGCGGGCGTCCCCGCGGCCATCGCCGCCGACTACCGTCCCCTCTCCCCCGACTCGCTGGTCCGCGTCCCCCGCGCCGAGGAGGGCCTGAGGGCGCTGCGCGGATCCACCGGCCCCGACGAGTCCCGCAAGCTGATCAAGCAGGCCCTCTCCGACCACCTCGGCCTGCCTGAGTCGCTGTGCACGCACCCCGACACCCGCAGGCCCGCCGTGGAGCACTGGGCCACACTCGTCTCCTCCTGCGTGGACCTGACCACCGGCGACTACCACGTCACAGCGGGCACCCCTTGCGACCGCGACTACCAGCACCTTCCCTGGAACCTCTACGACGGCCCCGACGGCTCCCCGGTCCGCCGCACCAGCTGA
- a CDS encoding MurR/RpiR family transcriptional regulator, which produces MPVTEISEPGDLGEGVARLRAAVRDHWESLSASERAVAQYLASAPVEQMLFASAQELGTASGTSNATVVRALQRLGYGGLPALKRELATGFTAAVAPEVRLKQRIAHVGRDLDGIWGDVLDEAQERIEQTRRLTGQESLRAAVAALADAGEVHCFGIAASEAAARHLALALGRIGRRSRFLDATGFALADHLLGLRQGDAVVIFQPGRALTELTVLVERARAVGARVVLVTDELGEEFGDRVDAVLTAPHTPTGITSEALTALVVADVLLLALTTLDEERAVDTSHQLTVLREQLLSPKGNRRG; this is translated from the coding sequence ATGCCTGTAACGGAGATTTCAGAGCCCGGGGATCTGGGAGAGGGCGTGGCCCGCCTCCGCGCGGCCGTCCGCGACCACTGGGAGTCCCTGTCCGCCTCCGAGCGCGCGGTCGCCCAGTACCTGGCGAGCGCTCCCGTCGAGCAGATGCTGTTCGCCAGCGCCCAGGAACTGGGCACGGCCAGCGGCACCAGCAACGCCACCGTCGTCCGCGCACTGCAGCGCCTCGGCTACGGGGGACTCCCCGCCCTCAAGCGCGAGCTGGCCACCGGCTTCACCGCGGCGGTGGCGCCCGAGGTGCGGCTGAAGCAGCGCATCGCCCACGTCGGGCGGGACCTCGACGGCATCTGGGGCGATGTGCTCGACGAGGCCCAGGAACGGATCGAGCAGACCCGGCGGCTGACCGGCCAGGAGTCGCTCCGCGCGGCGGTCGCGGCGCTGGCGGACGCGGGGGAGGTGCACTGCTTCGGCATCGCCGCCTCCGAGGCGGCCGCCCGGCACCTGGCCCTCGCGCTCGGCCGTATCGGCCGCCGCTCCCGGTTCCTCGACGCGACCGGCTTCGCCCTCGCCGACCATCTGCTCGGCCTGCGCCAGGGCGACGCCGTGGTGATCTTCCAGCCCGGACGCGCCCTCACCGAGCTGACCGTCCTCGTCGAACGCGCCCGCGCGGTCGGGGCACGCGTCGTGCTCGTCACCGACGAGTTGGGCGAGGAGTTCGGCGACCGCGTCGACGCCGTCCTCACCGCCCCGCACACCCCGACCGGCATCACCTCCGAGGCACTCACCGCGCTCGTCGTCGCCGATGTCCTGCTGCTGGCCCTGACCACCCTGGACGAGGAGAGAGCGGTGGACACCTCGCACCAACTGACCGTCCTGCGCGAGCAACTGCTGTCACCGAAGGGCAACCGCAGAGGCTGA
- a CDS encoding MFS transporter, with protein MALLVIASCQLMVVLDITIVNIALPHIQSSLEFSTTSLSWVVNAYTLTFGGLLLLGGRAGDILGRRRVFIFGVLLFVLASLLGGFAQNAGQLLGARALQGVGGAIASPTSLALISTTFREGPERNRAFGVFAAVSAGGGAIGLLAGGMLVEWLNWRWVLFVNVPIGLLIVLATPRYIRESERHPGRFDIAGALTSTAGMVLLVYGFIRAAQDGWRDPLTVASFIGAVVVLAAFILIERRSRQPITPLHMFADRNRAGTYGIMLCLAAAIFGMFFFLTLFVQNVLGFSPLAAGLAFLPVSAVIAVGAGLASRFLPVYGPKPFMVVGAILAAVGLAWLTLTDVHSTYAGSVLGPMLVFSLGMGMEFVSLTLMALSNVATPETGAASGLLNATQQVGGSLGLSILVTMYGTASTNEAEKQIPAFLRQATPAERLRFEQTGQLPKPWSDEILTAGVSAAFIMAAIFTAVAALIALIVIQVRPSDLERLKGGAGPGPM; from the coding sequence ATGGCGCTGCTCGTCATCGCCTCCTGCCAGCTGATGGTGGTCCTCGACATCACCATCGTGAACATCGCGCTGCCGCACATCCAGAGCTCGCTGGAGTTCTCCACCACCAGCCTGTCCTGGGTGGTCAACGCCTACACCCTCACCTTCGGCGGTCTGCTGCTGCTCGGCGGCCGGGCCGGCGACATCCTGGGACGGCGGCGCGTCTTCATCTTCGGCGTGCTGCTCTTCGTACTGGCCTCTCTGCTCGGCGGGTTCGCCCAGAACGCCGGCCAACTCCTCGGGGCACGCGCCCTCCAGGGCGTCGGCGGCGCCATCGCCTCCCCGACGTCCCTCGCCCTGATCAGCACCACCTTCCGCGAAGGGCCCGAACGCAACCGCGCCTTCGGCGTCTTCGCCGCGGTCTCCGCCGGCGGCGGCGCGATCGGCCTGCTCGCCGGCGGCATGCTCGTGGAGTGGCTCAACTGGCGGTGGGTGCTCTTCGTCAACGTGCCCATCGGCCTGCTCATCGTGCTCGCCACGCCCCGCTACATCCGGGAGTCCGAACGCCACCCCGGACGCTTCGACATCGCCGGAGCGCTCACCTCCACCGCAGGCATGGTGCTGCTCGTCTACGGCTTCATCAGAGCCGCGCAGGACGGCTGGCGGGACCCGCTCACCGTGGCCTCGTTCATCGGCGCGGTCGTCGTCCTGGCGGCCTTCATCCTGATCGAGCGGCGCTCCAGACAGCCCATCACGCCCCTGCACATGTTCGCCGACCGCAACCGCGCGGGCACCTACGGCATCATGCTGTGCCTCGCCGCCGCGATCTTCGGCATGTTCTTCTTCCTGACCCTCTTCGTGCAGAACGTGCTGGGCTTCAGCCCGCTCGCGGCCGGACTCGCCTTCCTGCCGGTCAGCGCGGTCATCGCCGTCGGCGCCGGACTGGCCTCGCGGTTCCTGCCCGTCTACGGCCCCAAGCCCTTCATGGTGGTGGGCGCGATCCTGGCGGCGGTGGGCCTCGCCTGGCTCACCCTGACCGATGTGCACTCCACGTACGCGGGCAGTGTCCTCGGTCCGATGCTCGTCTTCAGCCTCGGCATGGGCATGGAGTTCGTGTCGCTGACCCTCATGGCCCTGTCCAACGTGGCCACCCCGGAGACCGGCGCCGCCTCCGGCCTCCTCAACGCCACCCAGCAGGTCGGCGGCTCGCTCGGCCTGTCCATCCTGGTCACGATGTACGGCACGGCCAGCACCAACGAGGCCGAGAAGCAGATCCCGGCCTTCCTCCGGCAGGCGACCCCGGCCGAGCGCCTGCGCTTCGAACAGACCGGGCAACTGCCCAAACCCTGGTCCGACGAGATCCTCACCGCCGGCGTCTCGGCCGCCTTCATCATGGCGGCGATCTTCACCGCCGTCGCCGCGCTGATCGCCCTGATCGTCATCCAGGTCCGCCCCTCCGACCTGGAACGCCTCAAGGGAGGGGCGGGCCCGGGCCCGATGTGA
- a CDS encoding NACHT domain-containing protein, protein MSEGGELPRRLGRVLRDGLGVRRALHRRRLMRQGYDRTRTWRVRKSGGYVTLLVLTFLGALLLLFLAVTALVTLPQERSFESPVRWVDRQCKPDGFSCTVLQSLFMPFLTLALATVTYLFFRFSSVRRAYLRKARREPHELVETAGGIFGRVVGRDQLCAVLMEDLRDRRFRRTHVIVGGIGTGKTALVVLLTQRLAEHGAVPVPLRLRAADKNLDFRELAFERFCREVQGHIRSGAEAEKVWRRLCQQGRIVVLADGLDEALTAADLEEERDTIIRLAIRRANEEGMPLIITSRPHDSLRGMEASLTELEPLSEEAALTYISSGGAGEDRQRLDWIVERAGIAEAPTYLEIAAELHEQGLLERALGGPAEEEAVETRGGDRASLRFHLFETWLSALISGRFQPHLPLSPEERRSTVHYLCALACVGLALDTSEVRFADVVDEQDPARSRYPEIVRELASRVGDSGIDLRLAAHWGARMELVELGGDRVRFQHSVIQSQLGARFLNAVIHPDVPAEPTEGWFFPAALRRPGRELLIAMVLHSRLPDGACVHEEPGTADPDETAWCPVSAARDLLLEAACQAQMVRNSDQDSGDKQAARLLFGRTLHSKALELYAAALEIDSVDAEPKQHDIAGRLCASWPDLRARDPHTLRTTKTLLVDRLGEAMRGVAQRQTLRPAYLELFDIARLEPSYSVRLAIAQEIGAGGDLAFAALQRGLRAPQAVKGPPVEREPGWRQKQGDEEQRELATEQRARQHRRSEGQVARLKRELKERETERRQERRREREGREIEERRWRDNTLCAWLIPLLVGSVTTHRHQNTPYAFLEGWVRRVGIPADSTGTSSGLDLNVEVALAQGFKFAANRRHRHPHARPEAREYLSEQAWYMLKRTRFWFTRLTLLHALTLWDLPDGATAGFPSRGHGANPAQQVRQWLARPDGEPEHPFVTAAGKLCVWALETRQPTRFLWIDESGVAAHVGSQTTSGEARKHNLWIPPSTGWSALHPSAQQLLADVLLLLNLAERGDWPTDRIRRLQHTARPDLPPCLTLDRTPLDPGRTAVRKASSQAGSNCRDDCAFALCPYPPKDLDGQRAELGEAFCRAQSTLLTRSRFPLHPRASWQRRTNLTELRRFWESMGHRAQHDPRTR, encoded by the coding sequence GTGAGCGAAGGAGGAGAGCTGCCGCGCCGACTGGGACGAGTGCTGCGCGACGGGCTGGGCGTCCGCCGCGCCCTGCACCGGCGCCGGCTGATGAGGCAGGGCTACGACCGGACCAGGACCTGGCGGGTCCGCAAGAGCGGCGGGTACGTGACGCTGCTGGTGCTGACGTTCCTGGGCGCCCTGCTCCTACTGTTCCTGGCCGTCACCGCCCTCGTCACCCTGCCGCAGGAGAGGAGCTTCGAATCGCCCGTCAGGTGGGTGGACAGGCAATGCAAACCCGACGGCTTCAGCTGTACCGTCCTGCAGTCCCTGTTCATGCCGTTCCTCACCCTTGCCCTGGCCACCGTCACCTACCTGTTCTTCCGATTCAGCTCCGTGCGCCGCGCCTACCTGAGGAAGGCGCGCCGGGAGCCTCACGAACTGGTGGAGACCGCGGGCGGCATCTTCGGCCGGGTCGTCGGCCGCGACCAGCTCTGCGCGGTCCTCATGGAAGACCTGCGGGACCGCCGATTCCGCCGTACACACGTCATCGTCGGGGGCATCGGGACCGGCAAGACGGCTCTGGTCGTGCTGCTGACGCAGCGGCTCGCCGAGCACGGGGCGGTGCCCGTGCCGCTGCGACTGCGCGCCGCCGACAAGAACCTCGACTTCCGCGAGCTGGCCTTCGAACGCTTCTGTCGGGAAGTGCAGGGCCACATCCGCTCCGGCGCCGAGGCGGAGAAAGTGTGGCGGCGGCTGTGCCAGCAGGGACGGATCGTGGTGCTCGCGGACGGCCTGGACGAGGCGCTGACCGCCGCGGACCTGGAGGAGGAACGCGACACCATCATCCGCCTGGCCATCCGCCGCGCCAACGAGGAGGGCATGCCGCTGATCATCACCTCCCGGCCGCACGACTCACTGCGCGGTATGGAGGCCTCCCTGACCGAGCTGGAGCCACTGAGCGAGGAGGCCGCCCTCACCTACATCTCCTCCGGGGGCGCCGGGGAGGACCGGCAGCGGCTGGACTGGATCGTCGAAAGGGCCGGTATCGCGGAGGCACCCACCTACTTGGAGATCGCGGCCGAACTGCACGAACAGGGACTGCTGGAGCGCGCCCTCGGCGGCCCCGCGGAGGAGGAGGCCGTGGAGACGCGGGGCGGCGACCGGGCGTCCCTGAGGTTCCACCTGTTCGAGACCTGGCTCAGCGCCCTCATCAGCGGCCGCTTCCAGCCGCACCTGCCGCTCTCCCCGGAGGAACGACGCTCGACCGTCCACTACCTGTGCGCACTGGCATGTGTCGGACTGGCCCTCGACACCTCCGAGGTACGGTTCGCCGACGTCGTCGACGAGCAGGACCCGGCCCGCTCCCGCTATCCCGAGATCGTCCGGGAGCTGGCGAGCAGGGTGGGCGACAGCGGCATCGACCTGCGGCTCGCCGCCCACTGGGGCGCCCGCATGGAGCTCGTCGAACTCGGCGGGGACCGCGTCCGCTTCCAGCACAGCGTGATCCAGTCCCAGCTGGGGGCCCGTTTCCTCAACGCGGTGATCCACCCGGACGTCCCGGCGGAGCCGACAGAGGGCTGGTTCTTCCCGGCTGCCCTGCGCAGGCCGGGCCGCGAACTGCTGATCGCCATGGTGCTGCACTCCCGGTTGCCCGACGGCGCCTGCGTCCACGAGGAGCCGGGAACGGCCGACCCGGACGAGACTGCGTGGTGCCCGGTGAGCGCCGCCCGGGACCTGCTGTTGGAGGCCGCCTGTCAGGCGCAGATGGTCAGGAACTCCGACCAGGACAGTGGCGACAAGCAGGCGGCCCGCCTCCTCTTCGGCCGCACCCTGCACAGCAAGGCTCTGGAGCTGTACGCGGCCGCCCTGGAGATCGACAGCGTCGACGCCGAGCCGAAGCAGCACGACATCGCCGGGCGGCTGTGCGCGTCCTGGCCGGATCTGCGAGCCCGCGACCCGCACACCCTGCGCACCACGAAGACCCTGCTCGTGGACCGGCTCGGGGAGGCCATGCGGGGGGTCGCGCAGCGCCAGACCCTTCGGCCCGCCTACCTGGAACTGTTCGACATCGCCCGTCTCGAACCCTCCTACTCGGTCCGGCTGGCCATCGCCCAGGAGATCGGCGCCGGCGGGGATCTCGCCTTTGCCGCGCTTCAGCGAGGGCTGCGCGCTCCGCAGGCGGTCAAGGGGCCGCCGGTCGAGCGGGAGCCCGGCTGGCGGCAGAAGCAGGGCGACGAGGAGCAGCGGGAGCTGGCCACGGAGCAGAGGGCCCGACAGCACCGGCGGAGCGAGGGACAGGTGGCGCGTCTGAAGCGGGAGCTGAAGGAGCGTGAGACGGAGCGGCGCCAGGAGCGCAGACGGGAACGCGAGGGCCGCGAGATCGAGGAACGGCGGTGGCGGGACAACACCCTGTGCGCGTGGCTGATCCCGCTGCTCGTGGGTTCCGTCACCACCCACCGGCACCAGAACACCCCCTACGCGTTCCTGGAAGGCTGGGTACGGCGCGTGGGCATCCCTGCGGACAGCACCGGCACGTCCTCCGGACTCGACCTCAACGTGGAGGTGGCGCTGGCCCAGGGCTTCAAGTTCGCGGCGAACCGCCGGCACCGCCATCCGCACGCCCGGCCCGAAGCCCGTGAGTACCTGAGCGAGCAGGCGTGGTACATGCTCAAGCGCACCCGGTTCTGGTTCACCCGCCTGACGCTGCTGCACGCGCTGACTCTGTGGGATCTGCCCGACGGGGCCACGGCCGGCTTTCCCTCCCGTGGTCACGGGGCCAACCCCGCCCAGCAGGTCCGCCAGTGGCTGGCCCGGCCGGACGGCGAGCCGGAGCACCCGTTCGTGACGGCGGCCGGGAAACTGTGCGTCTGGGCCCTGGAGACCCGGCAGCCGACCCGGTTCCTGTGGATCGACGAGTCCGGCGTCGCCGCCCACGTGGGCTCCCAGACGACCTCGGGCGAGGCACGCAAGCACAATCTGTGGATCCCGCCGTCCACGGGCTGGAGCGCCCTGCACCCGAGCGCACAACAGCTCCTCGCCGACGTTCTGCTGCTCCTGAACCTTGCAGAACGGGGCGACTGGCCCACCGACCGCATCCGGCGCCTTCAGCACACCGCTCGGCCCGATCTGCCACCCTGCCTCACCCTGGACCGCACCCCGCTCGACCCGGGCCGTACCGCCGTCCGCAAGGCATCCTCCCAGGCGGGCTCCAACTGCCGCGACGACTGCGCCTTCGCACTGTGCCCCTACCCGCCCAAGGACCTCGACGGCCAGCGGGCGGAACTGGGCGAGGCATTCTGCCGCGCCCAGTCCACCCTCCTGACCCGCTCGCGCTTCCCCCTCCATCCCAGGGCCTCGTGGCAACGCCGCACGAATCTGACGGAGCTACGGCGGTTCTGGGAGTCGATGGGGCATCGAGCACAGCACGATCCGCGGACGCGCTGA